The Gammaproteobacteria bacterium genome has a segment encoding these proteins:
- a CDS encoding response regulator produces the protein MLQTVSLINKPKNSKRAFSNTNYSFRDTPEKYIAFLKINKIVNSDKISSKQPSGIQLNEGNSQLSTDSTVFTSTEQLRVLVVEDNLIAQDFHKKMLMDMGCLVHTAENAAEAMAILLHNSYDLILLDICLPGKNGYELAVEIRKMQEIKPMIAAVTINTDKNVKVQCDAAGIDQVFCKPLNREKINLILGNISNVKKNRVLNLYSEQVLLDYYAVAIKNAPKPDGMSKSQYFNYLAIQLLEEMGNKFPTQVAIDCVESFIKRLNRRNN, from the coding sequence ATGCTGCAAACTGTTTCCTTAATTAATAAACCAAAAAATTCCAAAAGAGCCTTCTCTAATACAAATTATAGCTTCCGGGATACTCCTGAAAAGTATATTGCCTTTCTGAAAATCAACAAAATCGTAAATAGCGATAAAATCTCAAGCAAACAACCTTCTGGGATTCAGCTAAATGAGGGCAATAGTCAGCTTTCAACAGATTCGACAGTGTTTACCAGTACAGAACAGTTGCGCGTCCTTGTTGTAGAAGATAATTTAATAGCCCAAGATTTTCATAAAAAGATGCTAATGGACATGGGGTGCCTGGTTCACACTGCCGAAAATGCAGCGGAAGCAATGGCTATACTGCTGCATAATTCTTATGATCTGATTCTATTGGATATTTGTTTACCCGGCAAAAATGGCTATGAATTAGCAGTTGAAATAAGAAAAATGCAAGAAATAAAGCCTATGATTGCAGCTGTTACTATCAATACTGATAAGAATGTAAAAGTTCAGTGTGACGCAGCTGGAATTGATCAAGTTTTCTGCAAACCCCTGAACAGAGAAAAAATAAATTTGATTCTGGGTAATATTAGTAATGTGAAAAAAAATAGAGTTCTGAACTTATACTCAGAACAGGTATTGCTAGATTATTACGCTGTAGCAATTAAAAATGCCCCTAAACCAGATGGCATGTCTAAATCTCAATATTTTAATTATCTTGCTATTCAATTGTTAGAAGAGATGGGTAATAAGTTCCCAACTCAAGTAGCAATTGATTGCGTAGAATCTTTTATTAAACGTCTTAATCGAAGAAATAACTAG
- a CDS encoding response regulator — MIKVLLVDDHELVRTSIKLLLGDVENIVVTGEAKSGEDAIRLVRELDPDVILMDLNMPGMGGFEAVMRLLRNKPTPKILILSAYTTGLVPARLLNLGVTGYLSKHAKREDMIHAIQTVYSGNRYIDPLIADSIASFHATSKNNLSSVVQLTDRELQMLILIANGMDRTDIAKSLYLSKKTTNGYISGALKKLGAKTDAEAIRIAIQSGLVKIDS, encoded by the coding sequence GTGATAAAGGTTTTACTAGTCGATGACCATGAGTTAGTACGTACTAGCATTAAGTTACTTTTAGGTGATGTTGAAAACATTGTTGTAACTGGCGAGGCTAAAAGTGGAGAAGATGCTATTCGTTTAGTCCGAGAACTTGACCCAGATGTTATTCTAATGGATCTGAACATGCCAGGCATGGGTGGTTTTGAAGCAGTAATGCGCTTACTGCGTAATAAACCAACGCCAAAGATATTGATCCTTAGTGCCTACACTACTGGGCTTGTACCCGCACGATTGCTAAATCTAGGTGTAACCGGTTATTTGAGCAAACATGCAAAGCGCGAAGACATGATACATGCAATCCAGACAGTTTATTCTGGAAATCGCTATATTGACCCATTAATAGCAGATTCCATCGCTTCATTTCATGCTACTTCAAAAAATAATTTATCCTCAGTAGTGCAACTTACAGATCGCGAGTTGCAAATGCTTATCTTGATTGCCAACGGTATGGATAGAACTGATATTGCTAAGAGTTTGTATCTCAGCAAAAAAACGACCAACGGCTACATCTCTGGCGCATTAAAAAAACTTGGCGCTAAAACCGATGCAGAAGCTATTCGCATAGCGATTCAAAGCGGCTTGGTCAAGATAGATAGTTAG
- a CDS encoding response regulator → MKTSKLSCLYYPTTCVLVDDDKFFLNSIILKLNPNIPYKTYLDPKEALNALKNLKTQNQFLSEIVSANPDSEEYAENQYQVNLKISNIFQQAYSRNHYGQISVIVVDYAMPQMNGAELLKNLSDVPIKKIMLTGQADESFAVQLFNEGIIHKFILKKDTQSLAEMINQAIGELQDKYFHDLSEFVLQNLPPQLNICLSDPVFIDLFNQVKNDAAASSYYLLDASGSFLFLDDSGTPTWLIVKTEDEIREFAQQAEYEGAPKELLESLKKGEVIAHFNNFDEYVDATNGDWSKYLFPAKIVKGVKQYHYSILKSLPGFPIDQNKIFPFSEYLNSNSST, encoded by the coding sequence ATGAAAACATCTAAACTCTCATGTTTATATTATCCAACTACATGTGTGCTTGTTGATGATGACAAATTCTTTCTAAATAGTATCATTTTAAAGCTAAATCCCAATATACCTTATAAAACATATTTAGATCCAAAGGAAGCCTTGAACGCTTTAAAAAATCTGAAGACACAAAATCAATTTTTGTCAGAAATTGTTTCAGCAAATCCTGATTCCGAAGAGTATGCGGAGAATCAATACCAAGTAAACCTTAAAATTTCTAACATTTTTCAACAAGCCTATAGTCGAAATCATTATGGTCAAATTTCTGTTATTGTCGTGGATTATGCTATGCCTCAAATGAATGGAGCTGAACTGCTTAAAAATTTATCTGACGTACCCATAAAAAAAATTATGCTTACAGGACAAGCGGATGAATCTTTTGCTGTACAACTCTTTAATGAGGGAATAATTCACAAGTTCATTTTAAAAAAAGATACTCAGTCACTAGCTGAAATGATTAATCAAGCTATTGGTGAACTACAAGATAAGTACTTTCATGATCTGTCAGAATTTGTTCTTCAAAATTTACCTCCACAATTAAACATTTGTTTAAGTGACCCTGTGTTTATTGATCTTTTTAATCAGGTTAAGAATGATGCTGCAGCGTCTAGCTATTATTTACTAGATGCATCGGGTAGCTTTTTATTTTTGGATGACTCGGGTACCCCAACATGGCTAATTGTTAAAACTGAGGATGAAATTCGAGAGTTTGCACAACAAGCTGAGTACGAAGGAGCACCAAAAGAACTTCTAGAATCATTGAAAAAAGGAGAGGTAATAGCGCATTTCAATAATTTTGATGAATATGTAGATGCGACTAATGGGGATTGGAGTAAGTATTTATTTCCTGCGAAAATTGTGAAAGGAGTCAAGCAATATCATTACTCAATATTAAAAAGTCTTCCTGGTTTTCCAATAGATCAAAATAAAATTTTTCCATTTAGTGAATACCTAAATAGCAATTCATCCACTTAA
- a CDS encoding HAMP domain-containing sensor histidine kinase, translating into MKSTRGLFQKLWLKITRKAKDTEYQFIPLGVIGFVSFIAYYFIWNKVTPNEYQNSYLRLIGGLLCFFLIFHKYWPQKLKRILPLYWYFTLFYCFPFFFTFMLFKNSSSIVWLLTTMTGIFYLMLLVDWIDLLVIVTLGTLVSWICYVLTTDKIIIPTLFLQTLPTYATVFVAGKIFLYRTSTIQQEKLEAMKSVGATVAHELRTPLSAIAVGLDGVKDYFPTLIEGYSSAKEHGLPVKPISPKHYEILSTILDDLQSEAHYSNTIVDMILMNVKQGAGFIGNHKKCEINTCIGEAIQRYPFKSGEAALIEWDNQHNFSFLGDKVLIEHVLFNLMKNALYYIEAEGKGSISIWCEIQDHYNILYFKDTAKGIPSQALPLVFDRFYTTNINGTGLGLAFCRMVMTNLGGDISCASKLGLYTQFTLRFPKTNVKDEQNENI; encoded by the coding sequence ATGAAATCAACACGCGGTTTATTTCAAAAACTCTGGTTAAAAATTACCAGGAAAGCAAAAGACACTGAGTATCAATTCATTCCGCTTGGTGTGATTGGCTTTGTTAGTTTTATCGCATATTACTTTATATGGAACAAAGTAACGCCTAATGAATATCAAAATTCATATCTGCGCTTGATTGGAGGCTTGCTCTGCTTTTTTTTGATATTTCATAAATATTGGCCTCAAAAACTAAAAAGAATCCTTCCGCTATACTGGTATTTTACACTATTTTATTGTTTTCCATTTTTCTTTACTTTTATGCTGTTTAAAAATTCTTCGTCAATTGTTTGGCTTTTAACGACAATGACAGGAATATTTTATTTAATGCTGTTAGTAGATTGGATTGATCTTCTCGTTATCGTTACATTAGGCACCCTCGTTTCCTGGATATGTTATGTTCTTACTACGGATAAAATTATAATCCCCACTTTATTTTTACAAACACTACCAACGTACGCCACTGTTTTCGTCGCAGGTAAAATCTTTCTTTATAGAACCTCAACCATTCAACAAGAAAAATTAGAAGCAATGAAATCAGTAGGTGCTACAGTGGCTCACGAATTGCGTACTCCTTTATCCGCAATAGCAGTAGGTCTTGATGGGGTAAAAGATTATTTCCCTACTTTAATAGAGGGTTACTCATCTGCAAAGGAGCATGGTCTTCCAGTCAAACCTATTTCACCGAAACACTATGAGATACTATCAACGATTTTGGATGACTTGCAATCGGAAGCACATTATTCAAATACAATCGTTGACATGATTCTTATGAATGTTAAGCAAGGTGCCGGTTTTATTGGTAATCATAAAAAATGTGAAATCAATACTTGCATTGGTGAAGCAATTCAACGCTATCCTTTCAAATCCGGCGAAGCAGCATTAATTGAATGGGATAACCAGCATAATTTTTCATTTTTAGGGGATAAGGTATTGATTGAGCACGTACTTTTCAATTTAATGAAAAATGCTTTATACTATATAGAAGCAGAAGGTAAAGGAAGTATATCCATATGGTGTGAAATTCAGGATCATTATAATATCCTATATTTCAAAGACACGGCTAAAGGAATTCCATCACAAGCGCTTCCTCTAGTTTTTGACAGATTTTACACAACCAACATCAATGGAACTGGGCTAGGTTTAGCTTTTTGCAGAATGGTGATGACTAATTTAGGAGGCGATATTAGTTGCGCCTCGAAACTTGGTCTTTATACTCAATTTACTCTTAGATTCCCTAAAACAAACGTCAAGGATGAACAAAATGAAAACATCTAA